In Deinococcus maricopensis DSM 21211, one genomic interval encodes:
- a CDS encoding N-acetyltransferase: MLLSDADTAAHLEAAQARSLLAQGRAARTLHPAALITTLSVPGGAALFTRAAWTRKLNHATTITLNPDTLRTLQEAAARHGVPLDVDVPTHAPAGTLTVLADAGFRMVAAQHVYAADLRTWTAPDTPRHAQAVAVPPDLHAAFVDASVAGFHAQPNPRDPDLLALLARIALTRVDVTPFAVLDGARVLGTAALAHLGDVAHLHLGSTTPTARARGVQTALLHARLTHARAAGATLAVMSARPGTASARNAERAGLHLAYARLTWRAGTPRP; this comes from the coding sequence ATGCTGCTCAGCGACGCCGACACCGCCGCGCACCTCGAAGCGGCGCAGGCCCGCAGCCTGCTCGCGCAGGGCCGCGCCGCCCGCACCCTGCACCCCGCCGCGCTCATCACGACGCTCAGCGTGCCGGGCGGCGCGGCCCTGTTCACGCGCGCCGCGTGGACCCGCAAACTCAACCACGCGACCACCATCACCCTCAATCCCGACACGCTGCGCACCCTGCAGGAGGCCGCCGCGCGCCACGGCGTCCCCCTCGACGTGGACGTTCCCACCCACGCGCCCGCCGGGACGCTCACGGTCCTCGCGGACGCCGGGTTCCGCATGGTCGCTGCGCAGCACGTGTACGCCGCTGACCTGCGCACCTGGACCGCCCCCGACACGCCACGGCACGCGCAGGCCGTGGCCGTTCCCCCCGACCTGCACGCCGCGTTCGTGGACGCCAGCGTCGCCGGATTCCACGCGCAACCGAACCCACGCGACCCGGACCTGCTGGCCCTGCTCGCCCGCATCGCCCTCACCCGCGTGGACGTGACGCCCTTCGCGGTGCTGGACGGCGCGCGCGTCCTCGGCACAGCCGCCCTCGCGCACCTGGGGGACGTGGCGCACCTGCACCTCGGCAGCACGACGCCCACCGCCCGAGCGCGCGGCGTCCAGACGGCGCTGCTGCACGCGCGCCTTACGCACGCCCGCGCAGCCGGCGCCACGCTCGCCGTCATGAGCGCCCGCCCCGGCACCGCCAGCGCCCGCAATGCCGAACGCGCCGGCCTGCACCTCGCATACGCCCGCCTCACCTGGCGCGCCGGCACTCCCCGCCCGTAG
- a CDS encoding metallophosphoesterase family protein — MTDLRVAVISDVHGNAFALDAVLADLHACAPDLIVNLGDQVEGSANPAHARARQAALGATEVRGNNEEKLWLGGRRDDAARTLGVWLDTQLPPEERARLAALPLTATVAHGEVFACHGTPDTPWDSLLWAWQRAGEGGFYRARDPRELRALIEPLGARVVVCGHTHRPGSTRLGDTLLVNAGAVSDQVDGDPRARWTLLDRRAGHWTADFRAVPYDIEGAVAWSTAHSPFGTLEAHLLRTGTFDARQNLP, encoded by the coding sequence GTGACGGACCTTCGCGTGGCGGTCATCAGCGACGTGCACGGCAACGCCTTCGCGCTCGACGCCGTGCTGGCCGACCTTCACGCGTGCGCGCCGGACCTGATCGTGAACCTCGGCGATCAGGTGGAGGGCAGCGCCAACCCCGCGCACGCCCGAGCGCGCCAGGCCGCGCTCGGCGCCACCGAAGTGCGCGGCAACAACGAGGAGAAGCTCTGGCTCGGCGGGCGCCGCGACGACGCCGCCCGCACGTTAGGCGTGTGGCTCGACACACAACTCCCCCCTGAGGAGCGCGCCCGCCTCGCCGCGCTCCCCCTGACCGCCACCGTCGCCCACGGCGAGGTCTTCGCGTGTCACGGCACGCCCGACACGCCCTGGGACAGCCTGCTGTGGGCGTGGCAGCGCGCCGGGGAGGGCGGCTTCTACCGCGCGCGCGACCCGCGCGAACTGCGCGCCCTGATCGAACCGCTCGGCGCGCGCGTCGTCGTGTGCGGCCACACGCACCGCCCCGGCAGCACCCGCCTCGGCGACACGCTCCTCGTGAACGCCGGCGCCGTCAGCGACCAGGTGGACGGCGACCCCCGCGCCCGCTGGACGCTCCTTGACCGCCGCGCCGGCCACTGGACCGCCGACTTCCGCGCGGTGCCGTACGACATTGAGGGCGCCGTCGCGTGGTCCACGGCGCACAGCCCGTTCGGCACGCTCGAAGCGCACCTGCTCCGCACCGGCACCTTCGACGCCCGCCAGAACCTCCCGTAG
- the dcd gene encoding dCTP deaminase translates to MSILPDWRIRELAREGMIEPFEDRLVRTSENAHVISYGLSSFGYDLRCAPEWKVFVNAFNTVVDPKDFDAKGFVDVVSDEIIIPPNSFVLARSVEYLCIPDTVMVVALGKSTYARCGIVANVTPLEPGWEGHVTLEFSNTTPLPAKMYANEGCVQLLFFEGERPEVTYRDRGGKYQGQTGVTLPKL, encoded by the coding sequence ATGAGTATCCTGCCCGATTGGCGCATCCGTGAACTCGCCCGGGAGGGCATGATCGAACCGTTCGAGGACCGCCTGGTCCGCACGAGCGAGAACGCGCACGTCATCAGTTACGGCCTGAGCAGCTTCGGGTACGACCTGCGCTGCGCGCCCGAATGGAAGGTGTTCGTGAACGCCTTCAACACTGTCGTGGACCCCAAGGACTTCGACGCGAAAGGGTTCGTGGACGTGGTGTCGGACGAGATCATCATTCCGCCGAACAGCTTCGTGCTGGCGCGCAGCGTGGAGTACCTGTGCATCCCGGACACCGTGATGGTCGTGGCGCTCGGGAAGAGCACGTACGCGCGCTGCGGCATCGTCGCGAACGTCACGCCGTTGGAGCCTGGCTGGGAGGGGCACGTGACGCTGGAGTTCAGCAACACCACGCCGTTGCCCGCGAAGATGTACGCGAACGAGGGCTGCGTGCAGCTGCTGTTCTTCGAGGGTGAGCGGCCCGAGGTGACGTACCGCGACCGCGGCGGGAAGTACCAGGGGCAAACGGGCGTGACCCTCCCGAAGCTCTGA
- the era gene encoding GTPase Era — translation MTDASQNTRAGFVAIVGKPNVGKSTLLNSLLGVKIAPTSPRPQTTRKHIRGIYNTDTEQIIFVDTPGLHKPKDALGKYMNNEVHTALADVDAIIWVVDLRHPPTDEDQLVARQVRELRQPLLLVGNKVDAAKYPDEAFKLYRALIESRTGDTTEFTLSAQNDPVAVMDVRTSILGLLPENPFFFPVGAASDQSREQWAAEIVREEAMKKLRDELPYAVATRVNSWTERDDGLQRIEAEIVVEKPAHKGMVIGAGGKQLKEIGQAARKQLEVFLSRKVYLGLQVIVIPNWREDTEALRELGYE, via the coding sequence ATGACGGACGCCTCCCAGAACACCCGCGCCGGGTTCGTGGCCATCGTCGGGAAGCCGAACGTCGGCAAGAGCACGCTGCTCAACAGCCTGCTCGGCGTGAAGATCGCCCCGACCAGCCCCCGCCCGCAAACGACCCGCAAGCACATCCGCGGCATCTACAACACCGACACCGAACAGATCATCTTCGTGGACACCCCCGGTCTCCACAAACCCAAGGACGCCCTTGGGAAGTACATGAACAACGAAGTCCACACCGCCCTCGCGGACGTGGACGCCATCATCTGGGTCGTGGACCTCCGCCACCCACCCACCGACGAGGACCAGCTCGTCGCCCGCCAGGTCCGCGAGCTGCGCCAGCCGCTGCTGCTCGTCGGCAACAAGGTCGATGCCGCCAAGTACCCCGACGAGGCGTTCAAGCTGTACCGCGCGCTCATCGAGAGCCGTACGGGCGACACCACCGAGTTCACGCTCAGCGCGCAGAACGACCCGGTCGCCGTCATGGACGTCCGCACGTCCATCTTGGGCCTGCTGCCCGAGAACCCGTTCTTCTTCCCGGTGGGCGCCGCCAGCGACCAGTCCCGCGAGCAGTGGGCGGCAGAAATCGTCCGCGAGGAAGCCATGAAGAAACTCCGCGACGAGCTGCCGTACGCCGTCGCCACCCGCGTGAACAGCTGGACCGAACGCGACGACGGCCTGCAACGCATCGAAGCGGAAATCGTCGTCGAGAAGCCCGCGCACAAGGGCATGGTGATCGGCGCGGGCGGCAAGCAGCTCAAGGAGATCGGCCAGGCCGCCCGCAAGCAGCTGGAGGTGTTCCTGAGCCGCAAGGTGTACCTGGGGCTGCAGGTCATCGTGATCCCCAACTGGCGCGAGGACACTGAGGCGCTGCGCGAACTCGGCTACGAGTAA